The following proteins are co-located in the Ruminococcaceae bacterium KH2T8 genome:
- a CDS encoding Uncharacterised ACR, YkgG family COG1556: MDNNKKIFYRNQAESIIKKLELRKMEGYYCDSSKEACDKILELIGEGKKTVSYGGSMTIDDMGVKSMIADAGHELIVRESAKTDDEIRELKAKTINSDTFLMSTNAITLNGELINVDGRGNRVCYLIYGPEQVIVVTGMNKVVTNVEEGLDRVRNFASPPNTVRLNRDTPCAKTGKCGMCIDDTICCQTVITRVSMIKGRIKVILVGEDLGY; the protein is encoded by the coding sequence TTGGATAACAACAAGAAGATCTTTTACAGAAATCAGGCTGAAAGTATCATAAAGAAGCTCGAGCTTCGTAAGATGGAAGGCTATTACTGTGACAGCAGTAAGGAAGCCTGCGATAAGATCTTGGAGCTCATAGGTGAAGGCAAGAAGACCGTATCCTACGGCGGATCGATGACTATCGATGATATGGGCGTAAAGTCCATGATCGCCGATGCGGGACACGAGCTTATCGTCAGAGAATCAGCCAAGACGGATGACGAGATCAGGGAGCTTAAAGCGAAGACGATCAATTCCGATACTTTCCTCATGAGTACTAATGCGATCACGTTAAACGGTGAGCTCATCAATGTCGACGGCAGAGGAAATCGTGTCTGCTATCTTATCTACGGACCTGAGCAGGTTATCGTGGTTACGGGTATGAACAAGGTAGTCACGAATGTCGAAGAAGGATTGGACAGAGTAAGGAATTTTGCATCTCCTCCTAATACGGTAAGACTTAACAGAGATACTCCCTGTGCAAAGACCGGCAAGTGCGGCATGTGCATTGATGATACTATCTGCTGCCAGACCGTCATAACAAGAGTATCCATGATAAAGGGCAGGATCAAGGTCATCCTGGTTGGCGAAGATCTCGGTTATTGA
- a CDS encoding alpha-L-fucosidase 2, whose protein sequence is MNTDRIAFTEPAKDWNEALPIGNGRMGAMVYGGVYTDVLQMNNDSIWFGKPKNRVNPSAKENLPKIRKLIDEGKISEAEDLCALALSGMPDTMSHYEPLGNLYILLDIDPSTAVEDYGRELDLKNAVCRSSFTAGDVRYEREVIASFPDNVIAYSIKADKAGRISFRTQLSRGNITWDMRSFREQVYRNPGYNSRVGECMNIASDMTLMTGDTGVEFSCCVKVITKGGTVTSIGNTLIVDGADEALILIASDTSFYSADHRANVIDIVSKAADRSFDEIMADHVTDHGALYDRVSLTLPEDQSDIVRLFNFGRYLMIAGSREGSQPLNLQGIWNKDFDPMWGSKYTININAQMNYWPSEICGLSECHMPLFDLIERMKPNGMKVASEMYGCRGFVAHHNTDLYGDCAPQDTCLSSSYWVMGAAWLCLHIWEHYLYTNDKEFLRGHIDTMLEAARFLLDFMVEEEDGSIIFYPSLSPENTYRLPGGNGGSVCKGASMDDQIASEFFGCCISAMRALDMEDDRLYEEIESALGKIPPIAVTSDGRIREWREEYEETEPGHRHISHLFALFPGHGITSADPDLMDAARKTLSERLKYGGGHTGWSRAWIINMYAASGDGDQALMHINELMEHSLLPNLFDDHPPFQIDGNFGVVSGIAHMLLQEDQSGEPRFLPALPKVWHTGNIRGLRTYGGKIVDISWTDGKITDAKVAPLSR, encoded by the coding sequence ATGAATACTGACAGGATAGCGTTTACCGAGCCCGCAAAGGATTGGAATGAAGCTCTGCCCATTGGTAACGGCAGGATGGGTGCCATGGTCTACGGAGGTGTCTATACGGACGTCCTTCAGATGAATAATGACAGCATCTGGTTTGGTAAACCGAAAAACAGGGTCAATCCGTCTGCTAAGGAGAATCTTCCGAAGATACGTAAGCTCATAGATGAAGGGAAGATATCCGAAGCCGAGGATCTTTGTGCGCTCGCACTGTCCGGAATGCCCGATACGATGAGCCACTATGAGCCTCTCGGTAATCTTTATATCCTGCTCGATATCGACCCGTCGACGGCTGTTGAAGATTACGGCAGGGAACTTGATCTTAAGAACGCGGTATGCCGTTCGAGCTTTACGGCAGGCGACGTGAGATACGAGAGGGAAGTCATCGCAAGCTTCCCTGATAATGTTATCGCATATAGTATCAAGGCTGATAAGGCGGGCCGTATATCATTCAGGACTCAGCTCTCGCGCGGAAATATCACGTGGGATATGAGATCCTTCAGGGAACAGGTCTACAGAAACCCGGGTTATAATTCTCGTGTCGGCGAATGCATGAATATCGCATCCGATATGACTCTAATGACAGGTGATACGGGTGTGGAGTTCTCATGCTGCGTAAAGGTCATTACAAAGGGCGGAACGGTCACATCTATTGGAAATACTCTGATCGTTGACGGTGCGGATGAAGCACTTATCCTCATAGCTTCCGATACGTCCTTTTACAGTGCAGATCACAGGGCAAATGTCATAGATATCGTGAGCAAAGCTGCGGACAGATCATTTGATGAAATAATGGCTGATCATGTAACGGATCACGGCGCTCTTTATGACCGTGTCAGCCTTACGCTGCCCGAGGATCAGAGCGATATCGTTCGACTCTTTAACTTTGGCCGCTACCTCATGATCGCAGGAAGCAGAGAGGGCAGTCAGCCTTTGAACCTTCAGGGTATCTGGAATAAGGATTTCGATCCCATGTGGGGTTCAAAATATACGATCAACATCAATGCCCAGATGAACTACTGGCCCTCTGAGATCTGCGGCCTTTCGGAGTGCCATATGCCTTTATTTGATCTTATCGAGAGGATGAAGCCCAATGGCATGAAGGTCGCATCCGAGATGTACGGCTGCAGAGGATTCGTTGCGCACCATAATACTGATCTGTACGGCGATTGCGCGCCTCAGGATACATGTCTGTCGTCCTCTTACTGGGTGATGGGAGCCGCGTGGCTCTGTCTTCATATATGGGAGCATTACCTATATACGAACGATAAGGAATTCCTCAGGGGACATATCGATACGATGCTCGAGGCTGCGAGATTCCTGCTCGATTTCATGGTCGAGGAAGAGGACGGAAGCATAATATTCTATCCGTCTCTTTCACCCGAGAATACATATCGTCTTCCCGGCGGTAACGGAGGCTCTGTATGTAAGGGTGCATCGATGGATGATCAGATCGCTTCCGAGTTCTTCGGCTGCTGCATCAGCGCCATGAGAGCTCTTGATATGGAAGATGACCGGCTGTACGAAGAGATCGAATCTGCTTTAGGTAAGATACCGCCGATAGCCGTAACATCCGACGGCCGGATCAGGGAATGGCGTGAGGAATACGAGGAGACCGAGCCCGGGCACAGGCATATATCTCATCTGTTCGCGCTGTTTCCGGGTCACGGAATAACTTCCGCGGATCCCGACCTCATGGATGCCGCTCGAAAGACATTATCCGAGAGGCTTAAGTACGGCGGCGGGCACACCGGATGGAGCAGAGCATGGATCATAAATATGTATGCCGCATCAGGTGACGGTGATCAGGCGCTTATGCATATAAATGAACTTATGGAGCATTCGCTGCTGCCTAATCTCTTTGATGATCATCCGCCTTTCCAGATCGACGGAAATTTCGGTGTGGTTTCCGGTATCGCACATATGCTCCTTCAGGAAGATCAAAGCGGAGAACCTCGATTCCTGCCTGCACTTCCTAAGGTATGGCATACCGGAAACATAAGAGGCTTAAGGACTTACGGCGGTAAGATTGTGGACATTTCGTGGACGGATGGTAAGATAACTGACGCAAAAGTGGCGCCTTTGTCACGTTAA